The DNA segment GCTTTTATAGCCCGCTTTTAAGGCCGATACATCCGTAGCTTGCTGGCAGGCGTCTTCAAAGGCTGCACACATTTGCTGAATATCAGTAAGGCCTACGAAGCCAAAAGCCGGCTTCACTTTATGAACACCTTTTTTAAGATCGGTAATATTTTCCCCTTCATAGGCGGCCTGGATAAATTCAAAGTCCTGGTCAAAATGCTGTAGCGTTACGGCAAACACCTCTTCTATATAAGGATAGTCATCGGCGTAAAGGCTGAACAAATAATCGCCGTTAATTTTTTCATTGAAAATGAAGTTTTTAGATAGGGTAGGCTGGTTCATAAGAAATAGATTTTCGTTTTTTTCGTTACATAACAGGCTGGCAAGCCCATTTTGCTACAAAATGCCTAATCCAATAACTCTATGAAGGAGAAATTATTATATCTGGGGTGGTCAATTTACCGGGATATTGTGTTTTCTGGCCTCCAGGAGGGGATCACCAAAGACCAGCGCAAAAAGATCATCGGCTTTAACCAGTTCATCCTCCTGGCATTGCTGGTCAACTTCTTTTCGGTTATCTCCTACTTCTACCATAAGCTATACATCAGTGCATTAATCAACATCACATCGGCCTACTTCTTTCTGCTGGCTTTTTACTTTGGCTCGCGCCGCAAACTGGAAACGGGCCGTATCATAGCGGTGGTGAACCTCAACCTGTACCTCATTGTCATCAGTTACATTGAAGGATTGAAAGCCGGAGAATACCTTTTTTACTTCCCTTACTTCCTGGTGCTCACCTTCGTGGTAAGTATCCGGCGAAACTCCCGGGAGCTGTTCATTGTATATGCCATTACCGTTATAGCCTCCCTCATCTGTCTTAAACTATCGCCTTATACCAACGATGTACAGGTTATCAATGAAGCATTGTACATACGGTTGTACAGCAGTAACCTCGTTATCTCGCTGTGTATGACCATCATCTTTTCCTATTCTATCCTGCGGGTAAATAAGGACAATGAAGTGGCCATCCTGCAGGAGAAAAAATTTGGCGATACTATCTTCAATACCTCACTCGATGGCGTATTCATCATATTCAGCCAAACCGGCATCATCGCCAGTTGTAACCATCGTGCCCTTGAGTTATTTGATGTGCATGAAAAGCGGGATATAGAAGGCTCTCATATAGAGAACTGGTTTGATGAAGATCATATACGTCAGTTCAAATCCATTGAAAAAACGATATCGGAAGAAACGCAAAGCTGGCAGGGCGAGCTGGCCTTTGCGACCAAAACAGGCCGCACCTTTCATGGCTATGTCAGCGCAGCTCCTTTCTCCTATAAAGATGTGCGTTACACAAAAATCAGTATCCTCGATGTGTCACATGTGAAAATGACCGAGTTTGAGCTCATGAAGGCCAAAGAAAAAGCGGAAGTAGCCGCCAAGGCAAAATCAAGGTTCCTGTCCAACATGAGCCATGAGCTGCGCACGCCTTTAAATGGCATCATTGGCGCGTCTAACCTGCTCGTGCAGGAAGAACACCTGCCATCGCAGAAAGCGCACCTCGATATATTGAAATTCTCTTCCGAGCACATGATGATGCTCATCAACGATATCCTGGACTATAATAAAATAGAGGCCGGTAAACTGGAGCTGGCCGAAGCGCCGGTGAACATCAAAGTATTCATACAGCAGGTGTCTACCCAGTTTGCGTCACAGGTAAAAGCAAAGGGGCTGGAATTTAAGACAGATATTGACGACAGGCTGGATGCTGAATTCATCACCGATGAAACACGCCTCAACCAGGTATTGAGCAACCTCTTGTCCAATTCCATCAAATTTACCCACAGCGGTAAGATCACCCTGGCGGTGCGCAAGCTCTTTGCCTCCAGCACCAAAGCTACCATCCAGTTCATAGTCATGGATACAGGCATTGGTATTCCGCGTAATAAGCACCGGGAGATATTTGAGACCTTTACACAGGCCGATGTAAATACCACCCGCAAATATGGCGGCACCGGCCTGGGATTGGCCATCACCAAAAAGATCGTCAATAAATTCAACAGCGACTTGCTCCTGGAAAGTGAAGAAGGCAAGGGCAGCGCTTTCCATTTTACCGTAGAGCTGAAGATCAATGAAAGCAGGCCGCGCTACATCCACGAAGACAATGCAGCGCAGCTCAGGCAACTGCCGGGCATCAGGGTCCTCATTGCAGAAGATAACCCCGTAAACCTGGCCATTGCCAAAAGGTTCCTGCTCAAATGGGGCATTGAGGTAACGGAAGCTATCAACGGGCGGGAAGCTGTAGAAAAATTCCGCAAAGGAGAGTTCGAACTGCTGCTTATTGACCTTGAAATGCCGGAAATGGATGGTGCAACGGCACTCCGGGAGATCCGGAAGCTCAATCACAACATCCCCGTAGTAGCGTTTACGGCCGCTGTATATGATAACATGCAGGAAGACCTGCTGCAAAAAGGATTTACTGATTTCATTCACAAACCATTCAGGCCGGTAGAGCTGCATTCAAAGATCACCTACCTCGTAGCCGCTTTAAGGGCGTAATTGATAGGCTGTTTCCTGCAGTTCATAGGTACGTACCTGTTATATACATTCGGTTAGTCTGTTTATTTATAAGTAACTTATCATGATTCAAGTTCCACGTCATGATAAGTTACTGCTATTACTCTATGCAAACGGTCGAAAATCATGATCAGCGTAGCAGCACAAGACTACTTTCCTGCCTCTTATAAGTAACTATATTAATAGACTAATAGAGTAGCATCTACTTTTTAGCCATCTTAAACAATTACTTATGAGGAAAATTCTATTGCCCCTCCTGGCAATGCTATGTACTTTCTATGCTTTTGCACAAACCAAAAATGTTAATGGACGGATAGTTGATGAACGCGGTGAGCCCATCGCGTTTGCTTCCGTAAAGATCAAAGGTTCACGTACCGGTGTAGCGGCAGATGCCTCCGGTAACTTCACTATTCGTGCTGCCAATGGCGATATATTGGTCATCTCTTCAGCCGGCTCTGCCGATAAAGAAGTAACGGTTACTGATATACCGTTAATAACCGTTCAGTTATCCCGTAACCAGACAGCCCTCACAGAAGTAGTGGTAACAGGTTATGGCACCAGGTCTAAACGATCTTCTGCCGGGTCTGTCAGCGCTGTGGCGATCGATGAGATCCGTACCCAGCCCATCGCTTCTTTCGATCAGTTGCTCCAGGGGCAGGCTACCGGCGTAAACATAAGGACCGGGACCGGCCAGCCCGGTTCCGCTGCCGAAGTGGTTATCCGTGGCCGTGGCTCCATCAGCGGATCTACAAACCCCTTATACATCGTAGATGGTATTCAGATCAATGCTGCCGACTTTGCCACCCTTAACCAGGGTGACTTTGAAAGCGTTACGGTACTGAAAGATGCCGCCGCCGCTTCCATCTATGGATCACGTGCTGCCGGTGGCGTCATTGTAGTTACTACCCGCAGGGGACGCGTAGGGCCTGTGCGTTTTAACTATGATGTACAATACGGGCAAAGCTACTGGCCCCGCCAGAAGCTCAAACTCATGAACACAGATCAAAAGCTGGACTATGAAATGGACCACGACAATCCCAATGGATGGACACAGGCCGATGTAGACAGCCTGCGCAACATCCATACCGATTGGGAAGATGTGTTTTTCCGTACAGGCATCACCCAAATGCACCAGTTGAGTGCATCTGGCGGAACGGACCGCACCCGTTTCTATGCTTCCCTGTCTTACATGGACCAGACAGGCGTTGTTAAGGCTACCGGTTTAAAAAGATATACCGGTCGCATTAATCTCGAAAGCGGTACCAATACCCTGCGCTTTGGCCTCAACACTTCCTTCGGTTATTCCATCTTTAACAATACTGCCGAAAACAACCAGAGCGTTGTATCTCCCTTAAATGGTATCCGCTGGTCATTGCCTTACTTTACACCGTATGACCAGGATGGTAAATACCTGCAGGACCCTACCCCTTCCGGTCAGCCCAATCCCTTACAGGAGTTGCTGGAAAACAAACGCCGCTTCCCGCAATGGAAAGGCGTGGCCAATGCCTTCATTGAATACAAACCCACCTTTGTAAAAGGAATCACACTGCGCACCAACTGGGGTTTTGACTATACGCAGAACGAATGGGAAATCTACAATGCACCCGGCACCAATGCCGGCGCACAGGCGCAGGGGGGGCAGGGAAGCCTTGCCCGCTTGTTCAACCGCAACTTCCGGTACATAGGCACCAACTCCATCAACTACAAAAACACCTGGGGTGATCATGACTTCAGCGGTTCCATCTACCATGAAATATTGGATAATGATTTCAACCAGTTCAACTTTACCGGTTATGGACTCACCCTTCCTTTTCCCAATGAAGCATCTATTACCGACGGCACAGCCGATCCGGACGCGGGAAATGGTTTTATACCTATTGTAAGAGGTAATGGTACCGACAATACCCTCGTATCCTATTTCGCGGAAGCCGATTATGCCTATAAGAACCGTTACTTCTTCCACGCAGGTTACCGGCGCGACGGTTCATCCCGCTTTGGCGCCAACAACAAATGGGCCGATTTCTACAATGTGGGCGCCAGTTGGATGCTTTCTGATGAAGCCTTCTTTGAACCCTTAAAAAATACCGTTGACCTGTTGAAAGTAAGAGTAAGCTATGGCACCGTAGGTAACCAGGATGGAATAGGCGACTTTGCGCACAAGGCCCTGTTTGGCAAGATCAACTATGCCGGTAATACCGGACTGGGACTGATTTCTCCCGGTAACCCCGATCTGAAATGGGAGACCAAAGCAACGCTTAACCTCGGTATTGAATTTGCCCTCCTCAAAAACCGCATCAGCGGTTCGGTGGAATTATATAACAGCAATACCCGGGACCTCTTCTACGACAAAACAATATCTATGACTTCCGGCTTTGCTTCTATACGTTCCAATGCCGGCCGCTTGCGCAATAGGGGCATAGAGATCAACCTGCGTGGCGTACCAGTGAACACACGCGACTTTAGCTGGACCATTGACGGTAACTTCACCTACAACAAAAACACCATACTGGAACTGGGGCCCGATGGAGAAGACAGTGTATTGCGGGGAGATGGTGTCAGCATATTGAAAATAGGTAAGCCGATCAACACCCTCTACCTCGTTCGCTATGCCGGTGTTGATCCGGCCAACGGTGATCCTTTGTATTATGACAAAGATGGTAAAATAACCTCCGACTTTTCTGCCAATGACAACGCTTTCCTCGGCACCAGTGATGCGCCTTATTTTGGCGGTATCACCAACACCTTCCGGTACAAAGCGCTTGAATTGCAGGTATTCTGGGTATTTGTATTTGGTAATGAACTGTACAACAATGACCGCTTCAATGTAGAATATCCGGGTTATATCGCCTCCAGTCTCTCTGCTGATCTCTTGCGCGAATGGCGCCAGCCGGGAGATGTTACTGATATCCCGCGTGCCGACCCCAGCGTTTACTTCCTTGACAAAACATCCCACTTTGTGGAGAATGGCAGCTACTGGCGGCTAAGGAACGTACAGCTCTCTTACACATTGCCTAAGAAATTGCTCGATAAAATGAAGGTCAATAGCCTGCGCGTATTTGCACAGGGGCAGAACCTGTATACCGGCACCAAATACCGGGGATATGATCCGGAGCCGCCTTCTAATGGTAGTACTACCCTCAATGCCGGTGCCCAGTATCCTACTCTTAAAACAGTAACAGTAGGCATCAACCTCGGATTTTAAATAAACAGCAGGAATTGATTCACGTAAAAAAAACAGCAATGAAACTTATCAGCAATATAACCTTCCTCCTCCTCGTGCTGCTCGCATCCTGTTCCAAAAAAATAGAGATCAAACCCGAATATCAACTGGACGGTAGCAGCCCCCTGGCCACTATCAAAGAAGCCGATAACGTACTCACGGGTGCGTATGATGGCTTTCAAACGGGTGATTATTACAGGTCCAGTGGCCCTTCCGGGGCATATTCTGTAGTGCCGGACATCATGGGCGATGATCTTATTGAAACCAAGGAGTCATTGGGCAACTACCAAACCCAGGCCGAATGGAGATATGAATCCATTGAAGATGATGTGCAGGCTACCTGGCTCGGTGCCTGGAACATCATTTCAGGCGTCAACATCATCTTACGTGATATTGACAACATCGCTTCGCAGGACCCGAAGGCTGCTAACCGCATCAAAGGACAGGCCCTGGCCATCAGGGCGCATGTGCATTTTGACCTCCTGCGCTACTTTGGGGAATCGCTCGACGGAAATTCGACCAACCGGGGCATCCCTTATGTCACCAAATTTGATGTAACCGCCAAACCCGGCAGAAGCACGGTGAAAGAGAGTTACGAAAAAATCCTGGCCGACCTGGCAGAAGCAGCGACCATCCTTTCCGGTGAACTGGACAAGCCCATCAATACCGATGATAAC comes from the Paraflavitalea devenefica genome and includes:
- a CDS encoding Hpt domain-containing protein gives rise to the protein MNQPTLSKNFIFNEKINGDYLFSLYADDYPYIEEVFAVTLQHFDQDFEFIQAAYEGENITDLKKGVHKVKPAFGFVGLTDIQQMCAAFEDACQQATDVSALKAGYKSLMASLEEGKLIIASEYRKLKDFNANPL
- a CDS encoding hybrid sensor histidine kinase/response regulator: MKEKLLYLGWSIYRDIVFSGLQEGITKDQRKKIIGFNQFILLALLVNFFSVISYFYHKLYISALINITSAYFFLLAFYFGSRRKLETGRIIAVVNLNLYLIVISYIEGLKAGEYLFYFPYFLVLTFVVSIRRNSRELFIVYAITVIASLICLKLSPYTNDVQVINEALYIRLYSSNLVISLCMTIIFSYSILRVNKDNEVAILQEKKFGDTIFNTSLDGVFIIFSQTGIIASCNHRALELFDVHEKRDIEGSHIENWFDEDHIRQFKSIEKTISEETQSWQGELAFATKTGRTFHGYVSAAPFSYKDVRYTKISILDVSHVKMTEFELMKAKEKAEVAAKAKSRFLSNMSHELRTPLNGIIGASNLLVQEEHLPSQKAHLDILKFSSEHMMMLINDILDYNKIEAGKLELAEAPVNIKVFIQQVSTQFASQVKAKGLEFKTDIDDRLDAEFITDETRLNQVLSNLLSNSIKFTHSGKITLAVRKLFASSTKATIQFIVMDTGIGIPRNKHREIFETFTQADVNTTRKYGGTGLGLAITKKIVNKFNSDLLLESEEGKGSAFHFTVELKINESRPRYIHEDNAAQLRQLPGIRVLIAEDNPVNLAIAKRFLLKWGIEVTEAINGREAVEKFRKGEFELLLIDLEMPEMDGATALREIRKLNHNIPVVAFTAAVYDNMQEDLLQKGFTDFIHKPFRPVELHSKITYLVAALRA
- a CDS encoding SusC/RagA family TonB-linked outer membrane protein, translated to MRKILLPLLAMLCTFYAFAQTKNVNGRIVDERGEPIAFASVKIKGSRTGVAADASGNFTIRAANGDILVISSAGSADKEVTVTDIPLITVQLSRNQTALTEVVVTGYGTRSKRSSAGSVSAVAIDEIRTQPIASFDQLLQGQATGVNIRTGTGQPGSAAEVVIRGRGSISGSTNPLYIVDGIQINAADFATLNQGDFESVTVLKDAAAASIYGSRAAGGVIVVTTRRGRVGPVRFNYDVQYGQSYWPRQKLKLMNTDQKLDYEMDHDNPNGWTQADVDSLRNIHTDWEDVFFRTGITQMHQLSASGGTDRTRFYASLSYMDQTGVVKATGLKRYTGRINLESGTNTLRFGLNTSFGYSIFNNTAENNQSVVSPLNGIRWSLPYFTPYDQDGKYLQDPTPSGQPNPLQELLENKRRFPQWKGVANAFIEYKPTFVKGITLRTNWGFDYTQNEWEIYNAPGTNAGAQAQGGQGSLARLFNRNFRYIGTNSINYKNTWGDHDFSGSIYHEILDNDFNQFNFTGYGLTLPFPNEASITDGTADPDAGNGFIPIVRGNGTDNTLVSYFAEADYAYKNRYFFHAGYRRDGSSRFGANNKWADFYNVGASWMLSDEAFFEPLKNTVDLLKVRVSYGTVGNQDGIGDFAHKALFGKINYAGNTGLGLISPGNPDLKWETKATLNLGIEFALLKNRISGSVELYNSNTRDLFYDKTISMTSGFASIRSNAGRLRNRGIEINLRGVPVNTRDFSWTIDGNFTYNKNTILELGPDGEDSVLRGDGVSILKIGKPINTLYLVRYAGVDPANGDPLYYDKDGKITSDFSANDNAFLGTSDAPYFGGITNTFRYKALELQVFWVFVFGNELYNNDRFNVEYPGYIASSLSADLLREWRQPGDVTDIPRADPSVYFLDKTSHFVENGSYWRLRNVQLSYTLPKKLLDKMKVNSLRVFAQGQNLYTGTKYRGYDPEPPSNGSTTLNAGAQYPTLKTVTVGINLGF